From Myxococcus xanthus, a single genomic window includes:
- a CDS encoding secondary thiamine-phosphate synthase enzyme YjbQ, producing MFHAKELTVSSRGRGFTDITADVQRAVAESGARQGLCTVFLHHTSASLLLCENADPDVRRDLESFFSRLVKDGDPLFVHDAEGPDDMPAHVRTVLTQNALNIPVKDGRADLGTWQGVYVWEHRTSPHRRRVTVSVVS from the coding sequence ATGTTCCACGCGAAGGAGCTCACGGTGTCCAGCCGGGGCCGCGGCTTCACCGACATCACCGCGGACGTCCAGCGCGCCGTCGCGGAGAGCGGCGCTCGCCAGGGGCTGTGCACCGTGTTCCTTCATCACACGAGCGCGTCCCTGCTGCTGTGTGAGAACGCGGACCCGGACGTGCGCCGGGATTTGGAGTCCTTCTTCTCGCGGCTGGTGAAGGACGGAGACCCGCTCTTCGTCCATGACGCGGAGGGGCCGGACGACATGCCCGCGCACGTGCGCACCGTCCTCACGCAGAACGCGCTGAACATCCCCGTGAAGGACGGCCGCGCGGACCTGGGGACGTGGCAGGGCGTCTACGTCTGGGAGCACCGGACCTCACCGCACCGGCGCCGCGTCACCGTGTCCGTGGTGAGCTGA
- a CDS encoding L,D-transpeptidase family protein, with amino-acid sequence MEVRAPHADSNAPGDLPADARRTAADALFAAWQRTAADGGTDGGVDGSAEAALSPPLRTHDDGAAEARDEVPALTIDPALDDLAQSEEEEDTPGGEELPLPEQLTVIPDELHPGEELVLGPDGEPLEDTGLVLEDVDPGLEPVSGADDGGTYAVPFAPDAGSLRVRRSIVVRQEPRQDAPALGTVAQDMRVRWQGETAVRGPDCEAWIQIEPRGWVCERYLEPNFREPRVRELPKLREGELTPGIYARVVGKRVRAYPSLALARARRKGVLLKGSVSVQLRGQVRIRRRTYWRTTDGQYLEARVLREYRPSSYEGVNAEAIAELPPTFAWAQSRTRPFAAVEVRTAPDAKAARETVLPPRTLVAVKELSEDGHWVSIAEDQWVARDDLHVAWFSHAPPQVEPGSRWLDVDLDAQVLVAYEGERPVYATLISSGKQGTDTPEGLFRIWIKFAEADMTGSGTAGNDTYRVATVPWTMFFQDDYALHTAYWHDRFGQPMSHGCVNLSPKDARALYAWAAPQVPVGWSMVHATEDAPGSWIRIRGQARPTGKPRRVAVAATQGGAP; translated from the coding sequence GTGGAGGTCCGCGCACCTCACGCCGATAGCAACGCTCCTGGGGACCTCCCCGCGGATGCCCGGCGCACGGCAGCGGATGCGCTGTTCGCGGCGTGGCAGCGCACCGCGGCGGATGGGGGGACTGACGGCGGCGTTGATGGTTCGGCCGAGGCGGCGCTGTCTCCGCCGCTCCGCACGCATGACGATGGGGCGGCCGAGGCGCGCGACGAGGTGCCGGCGCTGACCATCGACCCCGCGCTGGACGACCTTGCCCAGTCCGAGGAGGAAGAGGACACGCCGGGCGGAGAGGAGCTCCCCCTGCCCGAGCAGCTCACGGTCATCCCGGATGAACTGCACCCGGGCGAGGAACTGGTGCTCGGCCCGGACGGCGAGCCGCTCGAGGACACGGGGTTGGTGCTCGAAGACGTCGACCCAGGACTGGAGCCCGTGAGCGGCGCGGATGACGGAGGGACGTACGCCGTGCCCTTCGCTCCGGACGCGGGCTCGCTGCGGGTGCGCCGCTCCATCGTGGTCCGCCAGGAGCCTCGGCAGGACGCACCGGCACTGGGCACCGTGGCGCAGGACATGCGCGTGCGCTGGCAGGGCGAAACGGCGGTGCGCGGCCCGGACTGCGAGGCGTGGATTCAGATTGAACCGCGCGGCTGGGTCTGCGAGCGCTACCTGGAGCCCAACTTCCGCGAGCCCCGCGTGCGCGAACTCCCCAAGCTGCGCGAGGGCGAGCTGACGCCCGGCATCTACGCCCGTGTCGTAGGCAAGCGCGTGCGCGCCTATCCCAGCCTCGCCCTGGCGCGCGCCCGGCGAAAGGGCGTGCTGCTGAAGGGCTCCGTATCCGTACAGCTCCGCGGGCAGGTCCGCATCCGCCGCAGGACGTACTGGCGCACCACCGACGGCCAGTACCTGGAAGCGCGGGTGCTGCGCGAGTACCGGCCGTCCTCCTACGAAGGCGTGAACGCGGAGGCCATCGCCGAGCTGCCGCCGACATTCGCCTGGGCCCAGTCCCGCACGCGCCCCTTCGCCGCCGTGGAAGTACGGACAGCGCCAGACGCGAAGGCCGCCCGCGAAACGGTGCTGCCACCACGCACGCTGGTGGCAGTGAAGGAGCTGTCCGAGGACGGCCACTGGGTGAGCATCGCGGAGGACCAATGGGTGGCGCGAGACGACCTGCACGTCGCCTGGTTCTCACACGCGCCGCCGCAGGTGGAGCCCGGCTCTCGCTGGCTGGACGTGGACCTGGATGCCCAGGTGCTGGTGGCCTACGAAGGTGAGCGGCCGGTGTATGCGACGCTCATCTCCTCCGGGAAGCAGGGCACGGACACGCCGGAGGGCCTGTTCCGCATCTGGATCAAATTCGCGGAGGCCGACATGACAGGCAGCGGCACCGCCGGCAACGACACCTACCGCGTGGCCACGGTGCCCTGGACCATGTTCTTCCAGGACGACTACGCGCTGCACACGGCCTACTGGCACGACCGCTTCGGCCAGCCCATGAGCCATGGCTGCGTCAACCTGTCGCCGAAGGACGCCCGTGCGCTCTATGCCTGGGCCGCGCCGCAGGTGCCCGTCGGTTGGTCCATGGTCCACGCGACGGAGGACGCGCCGGGCTCGTGGATTCGCATCCGCGGTCAGGCCCGGCCGACGGGCAAGCCGCGCAGGGTGGCGGTCGCCGCGACGCAGGGGGGCGCGCCGTAG
- a CDS encoding SDR family NAD(P)-dependent oxidoreductase, with protein MKLAETAPIPAPEALPAAPLSLDEVRRITQLLEAISEDRFLLAGLPEEDRIAFLSAAGRVLHPDRDTKSRMAKALRRDRKKTKREHDRAIRATTEIRTLRRSAIFTVPALPPPPPSEPGPERILEQPRRCYVCKAEYRKLHYFYDAMCIECADYNYAKRTQRADLNGKVALITGARVKIGFQASLMLLRSGARVIATTRFPNDAAKRYVQEPDFADWAHRLHIHGLDLRHAPSVELFAKYIEQTHERLDILINNAAQTVRRPPGFYGHLLPGEMRRADDLPAAARALLAGHDACVSTVQPAALGAGNAGGSELATTWRSSDPALGIHSSAALSMLPYNLEQEGDERALFPQGRLDADLQQVDLRDMNSWRLRLADVQTAEMLEVHLINAVAPFILVGKLKPLMLRDRSSPGHVVNVSAMEGSFSRGTKTDKHPHTNMAKAALNMMTLTSAPDYARDNIYMNAVDTGWVTDEDPAQHAERKVQELDFQPPLDIVDGAARVVDPIIASENSGEYVWGNFFKDYRHTAW; from the coding sequence ATGAAGCTCGCCGAGACTGCTCCGATCCCTGCTCCCGAAGCGCTGCCCGCTGCCCCCCTGTCCCTGGACGAGGTACGCCGCATCACCCAGCTCCTGGAGGCCATCAGCGAGGACCGCTTCCTGTTGGCCGGCCTCCCCGAGGAGGACCGCATCGCCTTCCTGAGCGCCGCGGGCCGCGTGCTGCACCCGGACCGCGACACCAAGTCCCGGATGGCGAAGGCGCTGCGCCGAGACAGGAAGAAGACGAAGCGCGAGCACGACCGCGCCATCCGCGCCACGACGGAGATTCGCACCCTGCGTCGCTCCGCCATCTTCACGGTGCCGGCGCTGCCCCCGCCGCCTCCCTCGGAACCCGGGCCAGAGCGCATCCTCGAGCAGCCCCGCCGCTGCTACGTCTGCAAGGCCGAGTACCGCAAGCTGCACTACTTCTACGACGCGATGTGCATCGAGTGCGCGGACTACAACTACGCCAAGCGCACCCAGCGCGCCGACCTGAATGGGAAGGTCGCGCTCATCACCGGCGCCCGGGTGAAGATTGGCTTCCAGGCCTCGCTGATGCTGCTGCGCTCCGGCGCGCGCGTCATCGCCACCACGCGCTTCCCCAACGACGCCGCGAAGCGCTACGTCCAGGAGCCGGACTTCGCGGACTGGGCGCACCGGCTGCACATCCACGGGCTCGACCTGCGGCACGCGCCCAGCGTGGAGCTCTTCGCGAAGTACATCGAGCAGACGCACGAGCGCCTGGACATCCTCATCAACAACGCCGCGCAGACGGTGCGCCGGCCGCCGGGCTTCTACGGCCACCTGCTGCCGGGAGAGATGCGCCGCGCGGACGACCTGCCGGCGGCGGCGCGCGCGCTGCTCGCGGGCCATGACGCCTGCGTCTCCACGGTGCAACCGGCCGCCCTGGGCGCGGGCAACGCGGGCGGTTCGGAGCTGGCCACCACCTGGCGCAGCAGCGACCCGGCGCTGGGCATCCACTCCTCCGCCGCGCTGTCCATGCTGCCCTACAACCTGGAGCAGGAGGGTGACGAGCGCGCCCTCTTCCCCCAGGGCCGGCTGGACGCGGACCTGCAGCAGGTGGACCTGCGGGACATGAACTCGTGGCGACTGCGGCTCGCCGATGTCCAGACGGCGGAGATGCTGGAGGTCCACCTCATCAACGCGGTGGCGCCCTTCATCCTCGTCGGGAAGCTGAAGCCGCTGATGCTCAGGGACCGCTCGTCCCCCGGCCACGTGGTGAACGTCTCCGCGATGGAGGGCAGCTTCTCGCGCGGGACGAAGACGGACAAACACCCGCACACCAACATGGCGAAGGCGGCGCTCAACATGATGACGCTGACCTCCGCGCCGGACTACGCCCGCGACAACATCTACATGAACGCCGTGGACACCGGCTGGGTCACCGACGAGGACCCCGCGCAGCACGCGGAGCGCAAGGTGCAGGAGCTGGACTTCCAGCCACCGCTGGACATCGTCGACGGGGCGGCGCGGGTGGTGGACCCCATCATCGCCTCGGAGAACAGCGGCGAGTACGTCTGGGGCAACTTCTTCAAGGACTACCGTCACACCGCGTGGTGA
- a CDS encoding TerB family tellurite resistance protein produces MSPEQFHVEVLKLLLQVATVDGRVAHSEIRHILDTARGMSVPLQELAALTRCLQNNEPLPPPNMGILRANPAAVIQEAKALIASDGSVHAAEIEMLRQIRELLGVSN; encoded by the coding sequence ATGAGCCCCGAACAGTTCCACGTCGAAGTCCTCAAGCTGCTGCTCCAGGTCGCCACCGTCGATGGCCGCGTCGCGCACTCCGAGATTCGGCACATCCTGGACACCGCGCGAGGCATGAGCGTGCCCCTGCAGGAGCTGGCCGCGCTGACGCGCTGTCTGCAGAACAACGAGCCCCTGCCTCCGCCGAACATGGGCATCCTGCGCGCCAACCCCGCCGCCGTCATCCAGGAGGCGAAGGCGCTCATCGCCAGCGACGGCAGCGTGCACGCGGCCGAAATCGAGATGCTGCGGCAGATTCGGGAGCTGCTCGGCGTCAGCAACTGA
- a CDS encoding sigma-54-dependent transcriptional regulator encodes MSSARILVVDDDPQARDLLQRLLGPLGAVTQAPDPRRATERIAEGAFDLVLTDMAMPEPGDGLKVLHEVKAQLPDTPVVVVTAFGNIEGALDSIQQGAFDYLAKPFDVDAILRVARRALEQKRLVEENRSLRQQVERGSLMLVGRSPALLEVYKHVARAAASNVPVLITGETGTGKEMVARALHKRSPRMNGPFIPVDCGAITESLMESELFGHAKGSFTGASGARRGVFEEASGGTLFLDEIGDVGMKVQSQLLRVLQEGEIRRVGESVPVKVDVRVVAATNKDLKTRVAEGLFREDLLYRLDVVHLHLPPLRERSEDIPALVEHFAGRHARGGVRPVVTSEANARLAAYDWPGNVRQLENVVARALALNVTGVLGPQDFPEPIGDASTPKMAGLAGDMPSLAELSRRYAAQVLQHVGGNKSEAARLLDVDRKTLYKLLEAPEAES; translated from the coding sequence ATGAGCTCAGCCCGCATCCTCGTCGTGGATGATGACCCGCAGGCCCGCGATTTGCTCCAGCGCTTGCTGGGGCCGCTGGGGGCGGTGACGCAGGCTCCGGACCCGCGCCGCGCCACCGAGCGCATCGCGGAGGGCGCCTTTGACCTGGTCCTCACGGACATGGCCATGCCCGAGCCGGGCGACGGGCTGAAGGTGCTCCATGAGGTGAAGGCGCAACTGCCGGACACGCCCGTGGTGGTGGTGACAGCCTTCGGCAACATCGAGGGCGCGCTGGACAGCATCCAGCAGGGCGCCTTCGACTACCTGGCGAAGCCCTTCGACGTGGACGCGATTCTGCGCGTGGCGCGCCGGGCGCTGGAGCAGAAGCGGCTGGTGGAGGAGAACCGCTCGCTGCGCCAGCAGGTGGAGCGCGGTTCGCTGATGCTGGTGGGCCGCAGCCCGGCGCTGCTGGAGGTGTACAAGCACGTGGCGCGCGCGGCGGCCAGCAACGTGCCAGTGCTGATTACGGGCGAGACGGGCACGGGGAAGGAGATGGTGGCCCGCGCGCTGCACAAGCGCTCGCCGCGCATGAACGGGCCCTTCATCCCCGTGGACTGCGGCGCGATTACGGAGTCGCTGATGGAGAGCGAACTGTTCGGCCACGCGAAGGGCAGCTTCACCGGCGCGTCCGGCGCGCGGCGAGGCGTCTTCGAGGAGGCCAGCGGCGGCACGCTCTTCCTGGATGAGATTGGCGACGTCGGCATGAAGGTACAGTCGCAGCTCCTGCGCGTGTTGCAGGAGGGCGAAATCCGCCGCGTGGGTGAGAGCGTCCCCGTCAAGGTGGACGTGCGCGTGGTGGCGGCGACGAACAAGGACCTCAAGACGCGGGTGGCGGAAGGCCTCTTCCGCGAGGACCTGCTGTACCGCCTGGACGTGGTGCACCTGCACCTGCCACCGCTGCGGGAGCGGAGCGAGGACATCCCCGCGCTGGTGGAGCACTTCGCCGGGCGACATGCGCGCGGCGGCGTGCGGCCGGTGGTGACGTCGGAGGCGAACGCGCGCCTGGCGGCCTACGACTGGCCGGGCAACGTGCGGCAGTTGGAGAACGTGGTGGCGCGGGCGCTGGCGCTCAACGTGACGGGCGTCCTGGGGCCCCAGGACTTCCCGGAGCCCATCGGGGATGCGTCCACCCCGAAGATGGCGGGCCTGGCGGGCGACATGCCGAGTCTGGCCGAGCTGTCCCGCCGCTACGCCGCGCAGGTGCTCCAGCACGTGGGCGGCAACAAGAGCGAGGCGGCGCGCCTGCTCGATGTGGACCGCAAGACGCTCTACAAGCTGCTGGAGGCCCCGGAGGCCGAGTCGTAG
- a CDS encoding sensor histidine kinase has product MASSRIPIRGYRAGFFFVVVLLSAVTAFTLWTEVRTGSQVDGLVQEALERAGSIGRIRVDALSLEAAIEAHVRATGDAERRAADAVMEQILADIRASSEAYTRNLPQGEKALWYRFNAACQGLADQVRAAAIFSQRREAERARRHLAERIRPLAAELDALGGALEEENAAEARRLVNRLEDLRVRNTALGAGATLLAILLSSLVGWRVTSLLKRQEAIIQGQLEELGRHNQELDAFTRRVAHDLISPLAPLKGYLTLIRRTGAVNDAGALEMLAQCESSAVRMGELIEALLRFCRAGTRGESTVGELDTAVTTVLLEVAQTAAAQGVALERELEPGVAVDCPGQLLQVSARNLLTNAVKYSAGRPDPRVKVRVATEDGMAVLEVVDNGIGMAPGTQASLFQPFFRAPEVRGLPGHGLGLVTTKRVVEAHGGTLVVRSEEGKGTHVVVRFPRVVRPAAGTSGSQTTTASAGMRKVGT; this is encoded by the coding sequence GTGGCGAGCTCCCGCATCCCCATCCGCGGCTACCGGGCCGGCTTCTTCTTCGTGGTCGTCCTGCTGTCCGCCGTCACTGCTTTCACGTTGTGGACGGAAGTCCGCACGGGCAGCCAGGTGGACGGGTTGGTGCAGGAGGCGCTGGAGCGGGCCGGCTCCATTGGCCGCATCCGCGTGGACGCGCTGTCGCTGGAGGCCGCCATCGAGGCGCATGTCCGCGCCACGGGTGACGCCGAGCGCCGCGCCGCGGACGCGGTGATGGAGCAGATCCTGGCGGACATCCGCGCCTCGTCGGAGGCGTACACCCGCAACCTCCCGCAGGGCGAGAAGGCGCTGTGGTACCGCTTCAACGCCGCGTGCCAGGGGCTGGCGGACCAGGTGCGCGCGGCGGCCATCTTCTCGCAGCGCCGCGAGGCGGAGCGGGCCCGGCGCCACCTGGCCGAGCGCATCCGCCCGTTGGCGGCGGAGCTGGACGCGCTGGGCGGCGCGCTGGAGGAGGAGAATGCGGCCGAGGCACGCAGGCTGGTGAACCGGTTGGAGGACCTGCGCGTGCGCAACACCGCCCTGGGCGCGGGTGCCACGCTGCTGGCCATCCTCCTGTCGTCGCTGGTGGGCTGGCGCGTCACCTCGCTGCTCAAGCGCCAGGAGGCCATCATCCAAGGGCAGTTGGAGGAGCTGGGCCGGCACAACCAGGAACTGGACGCCTTCACTCGGCGCGTGGCGCACGACCTCATCTCCCCGCTGGCGCCGCTCAAGGGCTACCTGACGCTCATCCGCCGCACCGGCGCGGTGAACGACGCGGGCGCGCTGGAGATGCTGGCGCAGTGTGAGTCCAGCGCTGTTCGCATGGGCGAGCTCATCGAGGCGCTGCTGCGCTTCTGCCGCGCCGGTACGCGCGGCGAGAGTACGGTGGGTGAGCTGGACACGGCCGTCACCACCGTGTTGCTGGAGGTGGCGCAGACGGCGGCGGCGCAGGGCGTGGCGCTGGAGCGGGAGCTGGAGCCCGGCGTGGCGGTGGACTGCCCCGGACAGTTGTTGCAGGTGAGTGCGCGCAACCTGCTCACCAACGCGGTGAAGTACTCGGCGGGCCGGCCCGACCCCCGGGTGAAGGTGCGCGTGGCCACCGAGGACGGCATGGCCGTGCTGGAGGTCGTGGACAACGGCATCGGCATGGCGCCGGGCACCCAGGCCTCACTGTTCCAGCCCTTCTTCCGCGCGCCTGAGGTGCGCGGGCTGCCGGGCCACGGACTGGGGCTGGTCACCACCAAGCGCGTGGTGGAGGCGCACGGCGGCACGCTGGTGGTGCGCTCGGAAGAAGGAAAGGGAACGCACGTGGTGGTGCGCTTCCCCCGCGTGGTGCGCCCGGCGGCGGGCACCAGCGGTTCTCAGACAACGACTGCTTCCGCCGGAATGCGCAAGGTCGGAACATGA
- a CDS encoding GAF domain-containing protein, with the protein MIEAFSKVSEASKLLLEKGLGPSTGMEALRMVGHALGVDRAYILENRVQGTYGRFITDMRHAWAEPPTPSPLANPVMRAFSFREFAPGWVDMLEAGMVVACPTRDAPPTIKDLLERQGTQSILLCPINPSRQQWWGMVAFEDCRRPRAWKPEEVTLLKSLARAVAASVRHGQMRSSLDQVRNSLRQAVSRTPVSGP; encoded by the coding sequence ATGATCGAAGCCTTCTCGAAGGTGTCGGAAGCCTCGAAGCTGCTGCTGGAGAAGGGCCTGGGCCCGAGCACCGGCATGGAGGCGCTGCGCATGGTGGGCCACGCGCTGGGCGTGGACCGCGCGTACATCCTGGAGAACCGCGTGCAGGGCACGTACGGCCGGTTCATCACGGACATGCGCCACGCCTGGGCGGAGCCGCCCACGCCGTCGCCGCTGGCCAACCCGGTGATGCGGGCCTTCTCCTTCCGCGAGTTCGCGCCGGGCTGGGTGGACATGCTGGAGGCCGGCATGGTGGTGGCGTGCCCCACCCGTGACGCGCCCCCGACGATAAAGGATTTGCTGGAGCGCCAGGGAACGCAGTCCATCCTCCTATGCCCCATCAACCCCTCCCGGCAGCAGTGGTGGGGCATGGTGGCCTTCGAGGACTGCCGCCGTCCCCGCGCCTGGAAGCCGGAGGAAGTGACGCTGCTCAAGTCCCTGGCGCGCGCGGTGGCGGCGTCCGTCCGACATGGGCAGATGCGCTCCTCCCTGGACCAGGTCCGAAACAGCCTGCGCCAGGCGGTCAGCCGCACCCCAGTGTCCGGCCCCTGA
- a CDS encoding serine/threonine-protein kinase has protein sequence MSSIDPTAISRPRSPDIISGYHLDKLVGSGGMGEVHKATQLSLGRTVAVKLLNPELAKDPSFIARFQKEAAALAALSHPHIVSIVDKGKTDTTYYLVMEFVDGPSLRELIREPQLDVMGALRRMLQICRAIEYAHGRGVIHRDLKPENILLDQQAGGIAKVSDFGLASFLEDASPSSRYALTSTHVSMGTLSYMAPEQRVDAKSADARADIFSLGVILYEWLTGEVPLGTFDPPSRRKPGLDSRLDAIVTRCLKPDPEDRYPSVTTLIADLELLVPGSLPSLAPVKLTHLQRVRQGVRKVVRMALQAAAVLLVVAALAVLGREWLRSGEKPVPPQPGAALNADLGPPSPRSMPGRLETGSEKRTVSVGHGPDAPSLLVAGRPVEAEEKAIIFPPVEERSQSRVGRARVDVVGLDGDIAVLSARVRADAPPDTWKRRAYVMLYGPSLQAPAAALLLQGSTGRYVALIHDGAGAPLRLEWALGERRGTMLGLASPEGEAALELRVDADGVMQGYVGKGKDQRAIGEPLNLGPGWMEHFGDAPVPAFGCIEGTCRAEGFLYTVRRAPPPGTTAPVPDVPVAKAVVAAVPAKRPAPPPPPKKQPAKAPVKSPPKRR, from the coding sequence ATGTCCTCAATCGACCCCACCGCGATCAGCCGTCCGCGCTCGCCGGACATCATCAGCGGCTACCACCTCGACAAGCTTGTCGGCAGCGGAGGCATGGGGGAGGTCCACAAGGCCACCCAGCTCTCGCTAGGCCGCACGGTGGCGGTGAAGCTCCTCAATCCCGAGCTGGCGAAGGACCCGTCCTTCATCGCGCGCTTCCAGAAGGAAGCCGCCGCGCTCGCCGCCCTGAGCCATCCCCACATCGTCTCCATCGTCGACAAGGGGAAGACGGACACCACGTACTACCTGGTGATGGAGTTCGTGGACGGCCCGTCGCTGCGGGAGCTGATTCGCGAGCCGCAGTTGGACGTCATGGGCGCCCTGCGGCGCATGCTGCAGATCTGCCGCGCCATCGAGTACGCGCACGGCCGCGGCGTCATCCACCGGGACCTGAAGCCGGAGAACATCCTGCTGGACCAGCAGGCCGGCGGCATCGCCAAGGTGTCGGACTTCGGCCTGGCGTCATTCCTGGAGGATGCCAGTCCCTCCTCGCGCTACGCGCTCACGTCCACGCACGTGTCCATGGGCACGCTGTCGTACATGGCGCCCGAGCAGCGCGTGGACGCGAAGAGCGCGGACGCGCGCGCGGACATCTTCTCGCTGGGCGTCATCCTCTACGAGTGGCTCACGGGCGAGGTGCCGCTGGGCACGTTCGACCCGCCGTCGCGGCGCAAGCCGGGGCTGGACTCGCGGCTGGACGCCATCGTCACGCGGTGCCTCAAGCCGGACCCGGAGGACCGCTACCCCTCCGTCACCACGCTCATCGCGGACCTGGAGCTGCTCGTCCCGGGCAGCCTGCCGTCACTGGCGCCGGTGAAGCTGACGCACCTCCAGCGCGTCCGCCAGGGTGTGCGCAAGGTGGTGCGCATGGCCCTGCAGGCCGCGGCCGTGCTGCTGGTGGTGGCGGCGCTGGCCGTGCTGGGCCGGGAGTGGCTGCGCAGCGGGGAGAAGCCCGTGCCGCCGCAGCCCGGCGCCGCGCTGAACGCGGACCTGGGCCCGCCATCGCCCCGGTCCATGCCCGGCCGGCTGGAGACAGGCTCCGAGAAGCGCACGGTGTCGGTGGGTCACGGCCCGGACGCGCCGTCGCTCCTGGTCGCCGGACGGCCGGTGGAGGCGGAGGAGAAGGCCATCATCTTCCCGCCCGTGGAGGAGCGCTCGCAGTCGCGCGTGGGCCGTGCCCGCGTGGACGTGGTGGGGCTGGACGGCGACATCGCCGTGCTCAGCGCCCGCGTGCGTGCGGACGCGCCGCCGGACACCTGGAAGCGCCGCGCCTACGTCATGCTCTACGGGCCGTCGCTGCAGGCCCCCGCGGCCGCGCTGCTGCTACAGGGCAGCACGGGCCGCTATGTGGCGCTCATCCATGACGGCGCGGGCGCGCCGCTGCGGCTCGAGTGGGCCCTGGGCGAGCGCCGCGGCACCATGCTGGGCCTGGCGTCGCCGGAGGGCGAGGCCGCGCTGGAGCTGCGGGTGGACGCGGACGGCGTCATGCAGGGCTACGTCGGCAAGGGCAAGGACCAGCGGGCCATTGGCGAGCCGCTCAACCTGGGGCCGGGCTGGATGGAGCACTTCGGGGACGCGCCCGTGCCCGCCTTCGGCTGCATCGAAGGTACCTGCCGCGCGGAGGGCTTCCTCTACACCGTGCGGCGCGCGCCGCCTCCGGGGACGACGGCGCCCGTGCCCGACGTGCCGGTGGCGAAGGCCGTGGTCGCCGCGGTGCCCGCCAAGCGGCCTGCTCCGCCGCCTCCCCCGAAGAAGCAGCCCGCTAAGGCCCCCGTGAAGAGCCCTCCCAAGCGGAGGTAG